The following proteins are co-located in the Lagenorhynchus albirostris chromosome 2, mLagAlb1.1, whole genome shotgun sequence genome:
- the DCDC2B gene encoding LOW QUALITY PROTEIN: doublecortin domain-containing protein 2B (The sequence of the model RefSeq protein was modified relative to this genomic sequence to represent the inferred CDS: inserted 2 bases in 2 codons; substituted 1 base at 1 genomic stop codon), with protein MAGGSPAAKRVVVSRNGDPFSPGHQLVVTQHCFPTLETFLCDVTSAVQAPLAVRAVYTPCHGHPVTDLADLQNRGQYVAAGFERFRKFPSLHPRGEDPGGKSSRLPGPPVIQQPCDGALGQRLPAGSPCCIHVFRNGDLLSPPFSLKLSQAASTDWEAVLKLLTEKVKLQSGAMRKLCTLDGLPLSAREALVSGHYYVAVGEDXFKALPYLVPRPSLPRGCWQPPDPKSRLHSRGXVRQGADGHRAQATQSSPKEARQIEPSAFYASPQDLVYEKKHMETQSHDISGVGFGREVKGVYGAPHARMETARAQGVAHDEATWTEAPLDQRAAQVVEEALILESQPXAGAALSALAPALPS; from the exons ATGGCAGGTGGCAGTCCAGCAGCCAAGAGGGTAGTGGTGTCCCGGAATGGGGACCCCTTCTCCCCAGGCCACCAGCTGGTAGTGACTCAACACTGCTTCCCCACCCTGGAGACCTTCCTCTGTGATGTGACATCGGCTGTGCAGGCCCCACTGGCCGTGCGTGCTGTCTACACGCCTTGTCATGGCCACCCTGTCACTGACCTGGCAGACCTGCAGAACAGAGGGCAGTATGTGGCTGCTGGCTTTGAACGATTCCGCAAGTTCCC CTCTTTACACCCTAGAGGGGAGGATCCAGGTGGGAAGAGCAGCAGACTACCT GGCCCTCCTGTGATTCAGCAGCCATGTGATGGGGCCCTTGGACAGCGGCTACCTGCAGGTTCCCCCTGCTGTATCCA TGTGTTCAGGAATGGGGACCTGTTAAGCCCCCCATTTAGCCTGAAGCTGTCCCAGGCTGCCAGCACGGACTGGGAAGCAGTGTTGAAACTCCTGACTGAGAAGGTGAAATTACAGAGCGGGGCTATGCGCAA ACTCTGCACCCTGGATGGGCTCCCACTGTCAGCAAGGGAGGCTCTGGTGAGTGGCCATTACTATGTGGCTGTCGGAGAGG GGTTCAAGGCCCTCCCCTATCTGGTGCCTCGTCCCTCACTGCCCAGGGGCTGCTG GCAACCCCCAGACCCAAAGTCCAGGCTCCACAGCAGGGGGTAGGTGAGGCAGGGG GCCGATGGCCACAGAGCACAGGCAACCCAGTCCTCTCCAAAGGAAGCCAGGCAAATTGAGCCATCTGCTTTTTATGCCAGCCCCCA GGACCTGGTTTATGAAAAGAAGCACATGGAAACTCAAAGCCATGACATTTCGGGGGTGGGATTTGGAAGGG AAGTCAAGGGAGTGTATGGGGCTCCCCATGCAAGGATGGAGACAGCACGGGCCCAGGGAGTAGCACATGATGAAGCCACCTGGACAGAGGCACCCCTGGATCAG AGGGCAGCACAGGTAGTGGAAGAGGCCCTGATCCTGGAAAGCCAGC GAGCTGGGGCAGCTCTCTCGGCCTTGGcccctgctctgccatcttga